The following are from one region of the Pectobacterium atrosepticum genome:
- a CDS encoding plasmid stability protein, translating to MADGNEERKKFNLYLHPDGRPDQMALAEIETVPRKSRGDLYREALISGLVLHHLDSRIPAVLTSLFTKTLTVDQVINQIAQITGWTPSLVAVRDVLAVLGDTSTSLSTPEKKNEEDELLKVSREKLKGLM from the coding sequence GTGGCTGACGGCAATGAAGAAAGAAAGAAATTCAATCTCTACCTTCATCCGGATGGGCGCCCTGATCAAATGGCCCTTGCTGAAATAGAAACGGTGCCCCGGAAAAGCCGGGGCGACCTCTATAGAGAAGCTCTAATCTCAGGCTTGGTATTGCACCATCTGGATTCGCGCATCCCCGCGGTGCTGACCTCGCTGTTTACTAAAACGTTAACAGTCGATCAGGTCATTAATCAGATCGCCCAGATCACCGGATGGACACCATCGTTGGTCGCCGTGAGAGATGTGCTTGCAGTCTTGGGAGATACCAGCACCTCATTGTCAACTCCCGAGAAGAAGAACGAAGAAGATGAGTTACTGAAAGTCTCTAGGGAAAAGTTAAAAGGGCTCATGTAA
- the umuC gene encoding translesion error-prone DNA polymerase V subunit UmuC, with amino-acid sequence MFLLADVNSMYASVEQLFRPDLTGKPVIVLSNNDGAIVALNRQAKDLGIKRGLPFFQAKPLIERHHVACFSSNYSLYGDFSARVMSVLESLAPEIFVYSIDEAFLRIDGIEASEPLAAYGQRVRATVLQQTGLTCGIGIAQTLTLAKLANHAAKHWPATGGVVDLSDRVRQRKLMALLPVDEVWGVGRRLSVKLTAMGVKTALQLADANVQLIKKTFGVVLERTVRELNGVPCISVEELPAKQQIVCNRSFGLRITAYDDMRQAICQYAERAAEKLRLEHQYCRHISVFIKTSPFAVKEPYYGNLASQYLAIPTQDTRDVIAAAVKALDTIWNDGYRYAKAGIMLNDFSTGVTQLNLFDSMQPRVYSEQLMQAIDNINQSRNGKVFFVGQGINKSWAMKRDMLSPAYTTSWRDLPKARLY; translated from the coding sequence ATGTTTCTACTTGCTGACGTCAACTCCATGTACGCCAGTGTCGAGCAACTTTTTCGCCCGGACCTAACGGGCAAACCCGTAATTGTGCTCAGCAACAACGATGGCGCGATCGTCGCCCTTAATCGTCAAGCTAAAGACCTCGGCATCAAACGCGGACTCCCCTTTTTCCAGGCGAAACCTCTCATAGAACGTCACCATGTGGCATGCTTCAGCAGCAACTATTCTCTCTATGGTGATTTTTCTGCCAGAGTCATGTCGGTGCTGGAATCCTTGGCACCGGAAATCTTTGTTTATTCTATCGATGAGGCATTCCTGCGTATTGATGGTATTGAAGCCAGTGAACCTCTCGCGGCTTATGGCCAGCGCGTACGAGCGACTGTTTTGCAGCAAACCGGCCTTACGTGCGGTATTGGCATCGCGCAAACTCTAACGCTCGCTAAGCTGGCCAACCACGCAGCTAAGCACTGGCCTGCAACTGGAGGTGTTGTCGATCTGAGTGACCGTGTTCGCCAGCGTAAACTCATGGCGCTGCTGCCTGTTGATGAGGTTTGGGGAGTTGGGCGTCGGCTTAGTGTCAAGCTGACTGCCATGGGCGTGAAAACAGCACTTCAGTTAGCCGATGCCAACGTGCAACTGATTAAGAAGACGTTTGGTGTGGTTTTAGAACGCACAGTCCGCGAACTGAACGGTGTTCCCTGCATATCCGTAGAAGAGCTGCCGGCGAAACAGCAGATCGTCTGTAATAGAAGTTTTGGTTTACGCATTACCGCATACGACGATATGCGTCAGGCTATTTGCCAGTATGCTGAGCGAGCTGCGGAAAAATTGCGACTGGAGCATCAATATTGCCGGCATATAAGTGTATTTATCAAAACATCTCCTTTTGCCGTAAAAGAACCCTACTACGGCAATCTAGCCAGCCAGTACCTTGCGATCCCAACGCAAGATACGCGTGATGTTATCGCAGCTGCTGTCAAGGCCTTGGATACTATATGGAACGACGGCTACCGCTACGCTAAAGCTGGCATAATGCTGAATGATTTTTCGACCGGTGTAACCCAGCTTAATCTTTTCGATTCGATGCAACCGCGAGTATATAGCGAACAGCTGATGCAGGCGATCGACAACATCAATCAGTCCAGAAATGGCAAAGTGTTCTTTGTTGGGCAAGGTATAAATAAAAGTTGGGCCATGAAACGGGATATGCTCTCACCCGCGTATACAACAAGCTGGAGAGATCTCCCGAAGGCCCGATTGTACTGA
- the umuD gene encoding translesion error-prone DNA polymerase V autoproteolytic subunit: MKATIFAPLTGTSLPLPLFAAHCPAGFPSPAEDYIERQLDLNEYCIAHPSATFFVRATGDSMTEAGILSGDLLIVDKALTPGHGDIVIAAVEGEFTVKRLCTTPRLCLQPMNPAYAPLFVEPDDLEIFGVVIHAIHTLR, translated from the coding sequence ATGAAAGCAACTATCTTTGCGCCACTAACCGGAACTTCCTTGCCACTCCCCCTGTTTGCGGCCCACTGCCCTGCAGGCTTTCCATCGCCTGCCGAAGACTATATCGAACGCCAGCTGGACTTAAACGAATATTGCATCGCTCATCCCTCAGCCACTTTTTTTGTACGAGCCACCGGTGACTCGATGACGGAAGCCGGCATACTATCTGGCGACTTACTAATCGTGGATAAGGCGTTAACACCTGGCCACGGTGATATCGTCATTGCTGCGGTTGAAGGCGAATTTACCGTCAAGAGGCTCTGCACTACACCGCGGCTGTGTCTACAACCGATGAATCCGGCATATGCCCCGCTTTTCGTGGAGCCTGATGATCTGGAAATATTCGGTGTGGTAATACACGCCATTCACACGCTACGCTGA
- a CDS encoding S-type Pyocin domain-containing protein has protein sequence MSGAARLDDIGSGHDCFPETPITEGSPDVIINGQPAARKGDTLKIHGCSCPNNPHGAHSRKIAEGSSTVIINGKPAARIGDGISCGGVIISGSGNVIIGDIGYKSPVRDCAKQASLSHAPILILSPMLTIEPVFAKSCLRGAGCTNAGTEDELQGNIGEMSLYFSEPVDESIAPADEQGDIKQHAQAAKKKSEPSAVSLPKSFTGKNEPLSQSLSSAINTPQIPPMEPWYKTIFDLLVGKADAAMLPPPQQLVMAGTAASVGSTAAAGGAVVQANQDAARILTYRMKRLSGPSVWQGQLQMAQGFLLMGALIQQHLKGKKEDLLTPDKLLAVAKKQGTVPSRVRYQWMEDEETGTLKAVGYHTGMESGRDQVRVRLLKHDFPNNRYEFWEEGGAGPTILWTPDNPGMGLPTDTAHGEVPVVPAAIPGFEVPEMDDVSILVSPLPDEKDFRDYILVFPENVFPPIYIYLSKPPVNLLDVDLYSNFVGRSRQGKYQADHMPSAAAVEAFLRKKFPSLKETQIKALSRQVAALIIPRNVHQEVSQTYGGRNQPDVIERDSQDLRGAVDRNLDAIKSALKDAGATEEQIEAAREKMHQLNIKQGLYK, from the coding sequence ATGTCTGGAGCGGCGCGTCTTGATGATATTGGAAGCGGTCATGATTGTTTCCCTGAAACACCGATAACCGAGGGCAGTCCTGACGTCATTATCAATGGCCAGCCTGCAGCCCGTAAAGGCGATACCTTAAAAATTCACGGTTGCTCTTGTCCTAATAACCCTCATGGTGCGCATTCGCGAAAAATAGCTGAAGGTTCATCCACTGTTATTATTAACGGTAAACCTGCGGCGCGTATTGGTGATGGTATTAGTTGTGGCGGTGTCATTATTTCCGGCAGCGGTAACGTCATTATTGGCGATATCGGGTATAAATCTCCGGTTCGGGATTGCGCGAAACAAGCCTCGCTGAGTCACGCTCCTATATTGATATTGTCACCGATGCTGACAATAGAACCGGTTTTTGCCAAATCCTGCTTACGCGGTGCGGGTTGTACGAACGCGGGAACGGAAGATGAACTACAGGGCAATATCGGGGAAATGAGTCTCTATTTCTCTGAGCCTGTTGATGAATCTATAGCACCGGCTGATGAACAGGGTGACATAAAGCAGCATGCCCAGGCTGCGAAAAAGAAAAGTGAGCCTTCTGCTGTTTCCCTTCCCAAATCATTTACTGGGAAAAATGAACCGTTATCCCAGTCCTTGTCCAGTGCGATTAACACGCCTCAAATACCACCGATGGAGCCGTGGTATAAAACGATATTTGACCTGTTAGTGGGTAAAGCCGATGCCGCGATGTTACCACCACCTCAACAACTGGTGATGGCAGGCACGGCAGCATCAGTCGGTTCGACAGCTGCTGCCGGCGGGGCTGTTGTACAGGCCAATCAGGATGCGGCCAGGATACTAACGTACCGTATGAAACGTCTCTCAGGCCCATCAGTTTGGCAAGGTCAGTTACAGATGGCACAAGGCTTTTTGCTGATGGGGGCACTGATTCAGCAGCATTTGAAAGGTAAAAAAGAAGACCTGCTAACGCCTGATAAATTATTAGCGGTTGCGAAAAAACAGGGAACGGTGCCGAGCCGTGTTCGCTACCAATGGATGGAGGACGAAGAAACCGGTACGCTGAAGGCGGTGGGGTATCACACAGGTATGGAAAGCGGGCGCGACCAGGTGCGTGTCAGGCTACTGAAACATGATTTTCCCAACAATCGTTATGAGTTCTGGGAAGAGGGGGGCGCAGGACCGACCATTCTATGGACACCAGATAATCCAGGTATGGGGTTGCCAACGGATACAGCACACGGTGAGGTGCCTGTAGTGCCGGCCGCAATACCCGGATTTGAAGTTCCAGAGATGGACGATGTCAGTATCCTTGTATCACCGCTCCCAGACGAGAAAGATTTTCGGGACTATATTCTGGTGTTCCCTGAAAATGTGTTTCCACCGATTTATATTTACCTGAGCAAGCCGCCTGTCAACTTGCTGGATGTGGATTTGTACAGTAATTTTGTTGGGCGCTCACGACAAGGGAAATATCAGGCTGACCATATGCCGTCTGCTGCGGCCGTTGAGGCCTTTTTGAGAAAAAAATTTCCCAGCCTAAAAGAGACACAGATAAAGGCGTTGAGTCGACAGGTTGCCGCACTGATTATCCCAAGAAACGTGCATCAGGAAGTTAGTCAAACGTACGGTGGCCGAAATCAGCCAGATGTTATAGAACGTGACTCGCAAGATCTGCGAGGGGCGGTTGATCGCAATCTTGACGCTATCAAATCAGCGTTAAAGGATGCAGGGGCAACAGAAGAGCAGATAGAGGCAGCAAGGGAAAAGATGCATCAGCTGAATATTAAGCAAGGATTATATAAATGA
- a CDS encoding pyocin immunity protein, translating into MTVNIEALIRHLDETYSDIVDAGLIPYKKIPKGAPGSPMLSLDMPKEGVFLAFDRNGKSLKEITLMIQNQSVRGWVFPNDLPAPLLKQNKMTRKWVHEVFGEPVRSTPPQVVMNVPFGWVDLFSTAGFHIPVSIQIDYDDEDIVKEVAFIPTTSLRW; encoded by the coding sequence ATGACCGTGAATATTGAGGCGCTGATTAGACATCTCGATGAAACATATTCTGACATTGTCGATGCTGGATTAATTCCGTACAAAAAAATACCGAAAGGAGCGCCTGGCTCTCCGATGCTTAGTTTAGATATGCCTAAAGAGGGGGTTTTTCTCGCTTTTGATCGAAACGGTAAATCTCTGAAAGAGATTACGCTTATGATCCAGAATCAGTCTGTCAGGGGCTGGGTTTTTCCGAATGACCTTCCTGCACCATTACTGAAACAGAATAAAATGACCCGAAAATGGGTGCATGAAGTTTTTGGAGAGCCTGTTCGTAGTACTCCGCCGCAGGTTGTAATGAATGTGCCTTTTGGATGGGTTGATTTATTTTCAACAGCGGGTTTTCATATTCCAGTCAGTATTCAGATAGATTACGATGACGAGGATATCGTTAAAGAAGTCGCATTTATTCCAACAACGTCGCTGCGCTGGTAG
- a CDS encoding cytosine permease yields the protein MESINDYPLSRVPGTARLPFLNVALVYLGMLTALDQFMLGAVLGNAMTLTDAFLSILIGSTIFGIVTLGLGYAGMKEGLSGSLLARWCGFGRVGSVMIGLVIAVSLLGWFGVQNAVFAKSLNFAMGDKLGFGWSAALSGAALTFLVAFGFRALKFTAKIAVPLFILTVGYISVMTLTGHNIAELLNSVPTGAPLSVSAGATMVVGGCIVASIITPDLTRYVRSGHNVFWITMLTIVVGEFLVNGLAILIARALNTDDIVSIMSQTAGGIGLIAVVFSTLRINDINLYSSALGVANAVEGSTGRKFSYMSITLIIGFIGTFLSVIGILDRFVDFLTLLGVLFPPIIGVMLVDYYLLRTHRKQLADSRRLGRLPDDKETPRIGWTAIIASIVGAIIGLTTEWGVPALNSLLGASLLYGLIKLTSRSTKATQ from the coding sequence ATGGAAAGCATTAATGACTATCCACTTAGTCGGGTACCAGGGACAGCAAGGTTGCCATTCCTCAATGTTGCACTGGTTTATCTGGGGATGCTAACGGCATTGGATCAGTTCATGCTCGGCGCGGTATTGGGTAACGCGATGACATTAACCGATGCCTTTCTATCCATCCTTATTGGCAGCACAATTTTCGGCATTGTGACACTAGGCCTGGGTTATGCCGGTATGAAAGAAGGCTTATCGGGTAGTCTGCTGGCGCGATGGTGCGGATTTGGGCGTGTGGGCTCAGTTATGATCGGTCTAGTGATCGCTGTTAGTCTGCTGGGCTGGTTTGGGGTACAAAACGCCGTTTTCGCCAAATCGCTCAATTTTGCAATGGGTGATAAATTAGGATTTGGCTGGTCAGCTGCACTTTCTGGTGCCGCACTGACGTTTCTCGTCGCTTTCGGTTTCAGAGCCTTAAAATTTACTGCAAAAATCGCTGTTCCCCTGTTTATTCTGACAGTCGGTTACATCTCAGTCATGACGTTAACGGGGCATAACATTGCCGAACTGCTCAACTCAGTTCCAACCGGAGCCCCCCTTTCAGTCAGCGCAGGAGCCACGATGGTCGTCGGCGGTTGCATTGTCGCCAGTATCATCACACCAGATTTAACACGGTATGTGCGTAGTGGACATAATGTATTCTGGATAACAATGCTGACGATTGTCGTTGGCGAGTTCCTCGTCAATGGGCTGGCCATCCTGATTGCCCGCGCACTCAACACTGACGATATCGTGAGTATCATGTCGCAAACAGCAGGCGGGATCGGACTGATCGCCGTAGTCTTCTCTACCCTGCGCATTAATGACATTAATCTGTACTCATCGGCACTGGGGGTCGCTAATGCTGTCGAAGGGAGCACGGGAAGAAAATTTAGCTATATGTCAATAACACTGATCATTGGCTTTATTGGCACGTTTCTCTCTGTCATCGGAATTCTGGACCGATTTGTTGATTTTCTGACGCTTCTTGGCGTACTGTTCCCCCCCATCATCGGCGTCATGTTGGTCGATTATTACCTGTTACGTACTCACAGAAAGCAGCTCGCAGATAGTCGCCGTCTTGGTAGGTTACCAGATGATAAAGAGACACCTCGTATTGGCTGGACAGCCATCATAGCCAGTATTGTCGGCGCGATTATCGGTTTAACCACCGAATGGGGTGTTCCCGCATTAAACTCCCTGCTGGGAGCCAGTCTGTTATACGGATTGATAAAACTAACCTCACGCAGCACAAAAGCAACACAATAA
- a CDS encoding helix-turn-helix transcriptional regulator, whose translation MESLGGIISTLDNLREPWGIKNLDSQHIYMNAAAYAYTNTPTHFNVEGKHDAEFPVGWSEFAGEMVEHDRRAEESQERVTVIETYNWFNSTELVPYLCEKIPLFSDKKSLIGTLWTSRSIRTISPVYLSAKQRAPVAEWTSTYEGPFTKTEMETLFLLLCDFSKTDIAEKMNLSKRTIDNRIQRMYQKIGVHNLRQFEEYCYQHGLQGYIPQSFLKKGSVFL comes from the coding sequence ATGGAAAGTTTAGGTGGGATAATTTCTACGCTTGATAATTTACGGGAGCCTTGGGGAATAAAGAACCTCGATTCCCAACATATTTACATGAATGCAGCTGCCTACGCTTACACTAACACCCCTACGCATTTCAACGTGGAAGGTAAACATGACGCAGAATTCCCAGTCGGTTGGTCTGAGTTCGCAGGCGAGATGGTTGAACATGACCGACGCGCCGAGGAAAGCCAGGAGCGCGTTACCGTCATTGAGACCTATAATTGGTTTAACAGCACTGAATTAGTCCCATACTTGTGTGAAAAAATCCCTCTTTTTTCTGATAAAAAATCGCTAATAGGGACACTCTGGACATCCCGCTCTATACGCACTATTTCCCCAGTCTACCTTTCTGCCAAACAACGCGCCCCTGTAGCGGAATGGACAAGCACCTATGAGGGGCCATTTACTAAAACTGAAATGGAAACCCTGTTCTTACTCCTGTGTGATTTTTCCAAAACCGATATTGCAGAAAAAATGAATCTGTCAAAACGCACCATTGATAACAGGATTCAGAGAATGTATCAAAAGATAGGGGTGCATAATCTCAGACAGTTTGAGGAGTATTGCTATCAACACGGATTACAGGGATATATTCCCCAAAGTTTTCTAAAAAAAGGATCAGTATTTTTATAA
- a CDS encoding transcriptional regulator: protein METKEDWHKADIVAAVHKKNTNISEISRKAGLSSTTLANALSRPWPKGEWMISQVIGVPPEQIWPSRYYEDGVFKDRQKRRRK, encoded by the coding sequence ATGGAAACGAAAGAGGACTGGCATAAAGCGGATATTGTTGCAGCAGTGCATAAAAAAAACACAAATATATCAGAGATTTCACGCAAGGCTGGATTGAGCTCAACCACGTTAGCTAATGCACTTTCTCGTCCATGGCCAAAGGGAGAGTGGATGATTTCACAAGTGATCGGTGTACCTCCTGAACAAATCTGGCCGAGCCGATATTATGAGGACGGGGTTTTTAAAGACAGGCAGAAAAGGAGGCGAAAATAG
- a CDS encoding DUF1281 domain-containing protein, whose protein sequence is MPNWCANRLYIKGDTARISELKALMQGECYPYHDGAIVRSIQLFLAGVAGILRPIDDAEYQPFPELVAAGVGDDTAANRAFSEWLLLLNANAELDDVVSLRINTLYEQSGIGLLRWEDLTVEQREKIAPIIIKKHFDWMHGSFANAKAPETFWNGVSERLTGICASGLDLRFVLPTRLAVEINGFNGELLNGIQSSYDYYVWERYGVKWPSSIDVEEIGESEEFVAVDFDTAWSPPTGSIFIALSAQYQCEIEHYYSEAGGDYCGFRVYSSGELTQRGEASLEYAEENEEGWSEVIGPEWIINNVAHFGG, encoded by the coding sequence ATGCCAAATTGGTGTGCTAATCGTTTATATATCAAAGGGGACACAGCGAGGATCAGCGAGTTAAAGGCGCTGATGCAGGGAGAGTGCTACCCGTATCATGATGGGGCAATTGTGCGCAGTATTCAGCTTTTCCTGGCAGGCGTTGCCGGCATACTGCGTCCTATCGATGATGCCGAGTATCAACCATTCCCGGAGCTGGTCGCGGCGGGAGTAGGGGACGACACAGCGGCGAACAGGGCATTCTCAGAATGGCTACTTCTGCTGAATGCCAACGCAGAGCTGGATGACGTGGTGAGTTTACGAATTAACACGCTGTACGAGCAATCCGGCATTGGGTTGCTCCGGTGGGAAGATCTGACGGTCGAGCAGCGTGAAAAAATAGCGCCGATCATCATAAAAAAGCACTTTGACTGGATGCATGGCTCGTTTGCCAACGCTAAAGCGCCTGAGACGTTCTGGAACGGTGTAAGCGAACGACTGACAGGAATCTGCGCCAGCGGGCTGGATTTACGTTTCGTTTTACCGACTCGACTGGCTGTTGAGATCAATGGATTTAATGGCGAGTTGCTTAACGGTATCCAGTCATCCTATGACTACTATGTCTGGGAGCGCTATGGCGTGAAATGGCCATCATCAATTGATGTGGAAGAAATCGGGGAATCTGAGGAGTTTGTGGCCGTTGATTTTGACACGGCCTGGTCGCCGCCAACTGGATCGATTTTTATAGCACTGTCAGCGCAATATCAGTGTGAAATTGAGCACTACTACAGCGAAGCAGGCGGAGACTATTGCGGGTTCAGAGTGTATTCCAGCGGTGAATTGACTCAGCGTGGTGAGGCGTCTCTCGAATATGCGGAGGAGAACGAAGAAGGTTGGTCGGAGGTTATTGGCCCTGAATGGATTATCAATAATGTTGCACATTTCGGGGGGTAG
- a CDS encoding DNA methylase — translation MSRFILGNCVQIMSTFPDRAVDFILTDPPYLVGFRDRSGRTIAGDKTDEWLQPACDEMYRVLKKDSLMVSFYGWNRADRFIAAWKASGFSIVGHFVFAKTYTSKSAYVGYQHECAYILAKGRPRLPKKPLPDVQGWKYSGNRHHPTEKPVTSLQPLIESFTCPGAIVLDPFAGSGSTCVAAEQAGRRWIGIELLEQYHRAGMLRLADVQRAMQKPAANDDWLPEAA, via the coding sequence ATGTCCCGTTTTATCCTGGGTAACTGCGTCCAAATTATGTCCACGTTCCCCGATCGTGCCGTCGATTTCATTTTGACCGATCCCCCGTATCTGGTCGGATTCCGTGACCGTTCCGGCCGTACGATCGCCGGCGATAAAACTGACGAGTGGCTGCAACCCGCCTGCGATGAGATGTATCGCGTCCTCAAAAAGGATTCACTCATGGTGAGCTTCTACGGCTGGAACCGCGCCGATCGCTTCATCGCGGCATGGAAAGCGTCTGGATTTAGCATCGTCGGCCACTTTGTTTTTGCCAAAACCTACACATCAAAATCTGCATACGTCGGCTATCAGCATGAGTGCGCGTACATCCTGGCCAAAGGGCGCCCGCGTTTGCCGAAAAAGCCATTGCCGGACGTGCAGGGCTGGAAATATTCAGGCAACCGGCATCATCCGACAGAAAAACCGGTCACCAGTTTGCAGCCGCTTATCGAATCTTTCACATGCCCGGGCGCCATTGTTCTCGATCCGTTTGCCGGCAGCGGATCAACCTGTGTTGCGGCCGAACAGGCGGGGCGGCGCTGGATTGGTATCGAACTGCTGGAGCAATACCACCGTGCGGGAATGCTGCGCCTGGCAGACGTTCAGCGCGCAATGCAGAAACCAGCCGCTAACGACGACTGGCTACCGGAGGCTGCGTAA
- a CDS encoding DUF1380 domain-containing protein → MYGTRKQLTRELKQMFSADEPLALLVWTEESVKMIGASHGIRGEEAARVLVAIGEIPMREYHDKGVSPDTLYSLLNSIRTEKRPIAVPANLLESVLTSAEQWLAMEKDIAQDDQAPLTDVVTQALADANRVRQLLAA, encoded by the coding sequence ATGTACGGAACCCGTAAACAACTGACCCGCGAATTAAAACAGATGTTCTCCGCTGATGAACCGCTGGCCCTGCTGGTCTGGACCGAAGAGAGTGTAAAAATGATCGGCGCATCACATGGTATCCGCGGTGAAGAAGCTGCGCGTGTATTGGTGGCAATCGGTGAGATACCGATGCGCGAGTACCATGATAAGGGGGTATCACCGGATACGCTCTACTCACTGTTAAATTCGATTCGGACTGAAAAACGGCCGATCGCTGTACCTGCCAACCTGCTAGAGAGCGTGCTAACGAGTGCTGAGCAATGGTTAGCGATGGAGAAGGATATTGCGCAGGACGATCAGGCACCGTTAACCGACGTTGTGACGCAGGCACTGGCTGATGCGAACCGCGTACGCCAACTGCTGGCCGCGTAA
- a CDS encoding DUF1472 domain-containing protein: protein MLRRLTPCLDYSRAAAKSMQCKASASPVLARSLRYFPVVRPLNFRVLTL, encoded by the coding sequence GTGTTGCGACGGCTAACGCCGTGCCTCGACTATAGCCGGGCGGCGGCGAAATCAATGCAATGCAAAGCCAGCGCCTCGCCCGTTCTCGCTCGTTCGCTCCGGTATTTTCCGGTCGTTCGCCCGCTCAATTTTCGCGTGCTCACCCTGTAA